The following DNA comes from Paenibacillus crassostreae.
AGCTTCGACATGCTGAAGTCCGACTTGTTCAAATATCTTTGCAAGTTCATCTCTCCCAGGAAATAAAGAGACTGAGACAGGTAACCATTTATACTGTTCATATCTTGAGGCGAATAATTTACCTAAGTTTGGTAGTATTTTTTCAAAATAGAAATAGTAAATACCCTTAAATGGCTGCCATGTAGGCTTCGATAGTTCAAGACAGACTACCATTCCACCAGGCTTGACAACTCGTTTCATTTCATGTAGAACCTGTACAAGATCCGGAACATTCCGTAATCCAAACCCAATTGTTGCATAATCGAACTTATGATCTTCAAAAGGGAGACTCATGGCATTACCTTCGATTAACGTGATGTTCTCAGCTAATTTATGATTATTCACTTTACGACGACCCACTTCAAGCATACTTGGACTGAAATCCAGCCCGATGATCTTCCCTGATCCACTTGCCTCAGCTAAACTAAGTGTCCAATCACATGTTCCACAACAGATATCAACAGCGTTCTCACCCTGTTTCATATCCATTCTTGCCATTGCGAATTTTCGCCATGCTTTATGTCTGCGAAAACTTAAGATATCATTCATCACGTCATATTTCGTAGCAATACTCTCAAAAACAGATTGTACGAACTGTTCTTTAGGCACATCCTTTTCCACTTCCTGTACAACACCAACATGTTGATCAGAGGTATTACGTTTCATTCAATTCACCCTATCCCTCTCTTGCCATAGTTCTAGTACAATTTAATAACTTCTGAA
Coding sequences within:
- a CDS encoding demethylmenaquinone methyltransferase, with the translated sequence MKRNTSDQHVGVVQEVEKDVPKEQFVQSVFESIATKYDVMNDILSFRRHKAWRKFAMARMDMKQGENAVDICCGTCDWTLSLAEASGSGKIIGLDFSPSMLEVGRRKVNNHKLAENITLIEGNAMSLPFEDHKFDYATIGFGLRNVPDLVQVLHEMKRVVKPGGMVVCLELSKPTWQPFKGIYYFYFEKILPNLGKLFASRYEQYKWLPVSVSLFPGRDELAKIFEQVGLQHVEAHPLTGGIAALHIGIKEI